A genomic window from Brassica oleracea var. oleracea cultivar TO1000 chromosome C8, BOL, whole genome shotgun sequence includes:
- the LOC106312558 gene encoding calcium-dependent protein kinase 26 — protein MGMFLSDKENTTSPLLQFRNCYKVASLTETILNPLNVSNLRDRYFLGEQLGWGQFGVIRVCSDKLTGERLACKSISKDRLVTQDDMKSIKLEIAIMTKLSGHPHVVDLKAVYEEEDYVHLVMELCAGGELFHKLEKYGRYSEVRARVLFKHLMQVVKFCHDNGIVHRDLKPENILMATVSSSSPIKLADFGLATYIKPGEKLSGTVGSPFYIAPEVLSGGYNEAADVWSAGVILYILLSGMPPFWGKTKSKIFDAVRAADLRFSGEPWDRITSHAKDLIRGMLCVDPSQRLSADDVLAHSWMEEVSGSGQEQYDEDGVGCEGLENGGCSFSTGYVSREQDYSFNMGQLEPLADNDCRSSFSSFLPADNNIQTASGFGGFSFDGEQPESTSVGFSVTGLTSMPSFSFFSPSSAITENNNIGETDGKVRDTSPKRLLPSTDASSQLERGEEGGENQTEAGGKAETRRERGNWARMSGLHSKRNRTIGLGELDQLVVDVAVTESIIRWASCTHIPTAPSLRLSLVC, from the exons ATGGGTATGTTCCTATCCGACAAGGAGAACACAACCTCACCTCTACTCCAATTCCGCAACTGCTACAAAGTCGCAAGCCTCACAGAGACCATTCTAAACCCACTAAACGTTTCTAATTTAAGAGACCGTTACTTCCTCGGGGAACAGCTAGGCTGGGGCCAGTTCGGCGTGATCAGAGTCTGTTCCGACAAGTTAACAGGAGAGAGGCTCGCCTGCAAGTCAATCTCTAAAGACAGGCTCGTAACGCAAGACGACATGAAGAGCATCAAGCTCGAGATCGCCATCATGACTAAGCTATCTGGACACCCTCACGTCGTGGATCTCAAAGCGGTTTACGAGGAGGAGGACTATGTGCATCTTGTGATGGAGCTGTGCGCGGGAGGTGAGCTGTTTCATAAGCTGGAGAAGTATGGGAGATACTCTGAGGTCCGTGCAAGGGTGTTGTTCAAGCATTTGATGCAAGTGGTGAAGTTTTGTCATGATAATGGTATTGTCCATAGGGATTTGAAGCCAGAGAACATTCTCATGGCTACTGTGTCTTCTTCCTCTCCTATCAAACTTGCTGATTTTGGTTTGGCAACCTATATCAAGCCCG GTGAGAAGTTAAGTGGGACGGTTGGTAGTCCGTTTTATATAGCACCGGAGGTGTTGTCAGGGGGGTATAACGAAGCAGCTGATGTATGGAGTGCAGGGGTTATTTTGTACATACTTCTCAGTGGAATGCCTCCCTTTTGGGGAAAGACTAAGTCAAAGATTTTTGATGCTGTCAGGGCTGCAGATTTGAGGTTTTCCGGTGAACCGTGGGACCGTATAACTTCACACGCCAAGGATTTGATCAGAGGGATGCTTTGCGTTGATCCTTCCCAAAGGTTGTCAGCTGATGATGTTCTAG CTCACTCTTGGATGGAGGAGGTATCTGGATCAGGTCAAGAACAGTATGATGAAGATGGGGTTGGGTGTGAAGGGTTGGAGAATGGTGGATGCTCTTTCTCTACAGGATATGTTTCTAGGGAGCAAGACTATAGCTTTAACATGGGGCAGTTAGAGCCATTGGCTGATAATGATTGTAGATCATCATTCTCCTCTTTCTTACCTGCGGATAACAATATACAGACAGCTTCTGGCTTTGGTGGGTTTTCTTTTGATGGGGAACAACCTGAATCAACCTCTGTTGGCTTCTCAGTAACTGGACTTACATCTATGCCAAGCTTTAGCTTCTTTAGTCCAAGCTCAGCGATAACAGAGAACAACAACATTGGTGAAACAGATGGGAAAGTCAGAG ACACAAGCCCAAAGAGGTTACTGCCTTCAACGGATGCTTCTTCACAACTTGAGAGGGGCGAGGAAGGAGGTGAGAATCAGACAGAAGCAGGAGGAAAGGCAGAGACGAGAAGGGAAAGAGGAAACTGGGCAAGAATGTCAGGTCTACACAGCAAAAGAAACAGGACCATAGGACTTGGTGAGCTAGACCAGTTGGTGGTGGATGTTGCAGTCACTGAGTCGATCATTCGGTGGGCGTCTTGCACGCATATTCCCACTGCTCCATCCCTCAGATTGTCTCTCGTCTGCTGA